The Clavelina lepadiformis chromosome 3, kaClaLepa1.1, whole genome shotgun sequence region TTTGCGGAGAGATGTGCAACAACGTCGTATACTTGCGTTATGAAGCTTCAGCCAATAGAACTATattcagggttgccataccatccttatttctaagatttgtccttattttgaaggtccgtgtcttataaaataattttgtccttttttctaagaaatgtccttattttcacttgcgtcctcattttcgtcttatttttagggcagattttcgtattttgggcattttgacaccttaaGTATACCactttgtaccaaagagacacaaaaattgagaacatgcaaataatagctagttttttcatttttggaacaatgattgccttctcctgttgtgcactgattaaggtagtattcttcttttgtttcctgttcgtccttatttttgagtccagaccgatggcaaccctgactaTATTCATAGCAATTCATGACGAACTTGCTAACGACCATTGCTGTTCTCTGTTGACAACCGTTTTCGTTGCGCATCGGCATGAGTCATGTAAATACACGGGTTGAGCGAAACCAGCAAGTGACGTCATTCATTGCGCCTCCTGTCTTTGAAGTATTTCGAGCATAAACACTGGCTTAATGTTTGTTTACCAACAGCTGTCTTTGCATATTGAAGCATTGCATTGATAAAATTACGTACCGTACAAAGCATGTTACTGAATTGTAccgtgtattgaaataaacgacTGCTAACAGATGTTCGTCCAGCCGGTTCAAGAGCACCTCTAGGCAGTGGGTTGCGGAGGAGTGGCGCGTCCAATTCTTCTAATACTTACGGTACAAGCGTGTGGGGGTCTGGTAAGTaaagatttatttatattGGGGAGAAATAAACGACATATGCTCATTGCTCATGTTTCGTCTTTGCTTGCAGCTGAAAGTAGAACTATCTGTGTTTGGcctaaattttaaactatGCATTGTCTTGACGTAAAGCATTTCGTtattaatgttttatattatattcCTGCGGATATAACAAAAActcttttttgaaacaatcaCGTCCGTATTTAACTTTTCAGGCCACAAAGGTACAAAAGACCAGACCCACGAAGACTCCGACTGGGATGATGACTTAGAACTTGAGGAAATTCTTACATAAACATAAGCCAGCAATATtctattttttgtaatgtagTATTATTTTTGATGCGTAGTATTGAAGTAAGATTGTACGTAGCCTGTAATGTATTtgcttttcaaaataaattaatccGCCCAGTGCTCTATGTAAGGTACAGGTAAAATTTACGAACTTTGATAAAGGGCTTGAGGCGCTCGAAACTTTGTGATTATGAGGAAGTGAACAAGGCGCGCGTTCTTCCTAGTTAGTACGCGCTGTCCCGAGTGTAATTTTACACATTGCTAAATTCCAACTTGAATTATCGTGCTGCAATACTATTGCATTCAAGCATCTGTAGAGTACGAGCGCGAAAAAATATTCACAATCGACAAATACCAGACATACCACTGTACAATTAGTGCAAACTCACTTAAAGGCTAAAGCGATATGCAATAAAGTGGTGGCAACAAGTTTACTGGGTGGTGGTGGGTAGCCACTAAAATCTTAACTTATTTTATGcattattgattttttaatttgccaCTTTATTGCTAAAGtctaacttaaaaaaaaaatatgtgagatgtttatttacaaaactatTGTGTAAGGGAAATACCCAAGATAGTGTTACGACTGTTTTCGTTGTAATGACTTCACTTTGCCAAATAGGTCAGCTGCAaactttttaagaaaattgCACACGGAATAGGCCTAGGTAGTGTAGGCTAGTACAGAAGTACACAGCCAAAATTCGAGTAGCAGGGTCAGGTGGTTGTGCAATTGGCCTGGAATAAGAATAGCTTACCGGTGCAGGGAATTTAAATTTCAGAAATCAAACTGCATTTCGCAAAATAGTACTTAACTGAGATAAGGTTTGGAGTTCAAACCAACAAATCATCGCAATAATATCTAGGTCATTATCATTGGCAGGTTGAGAGCATATTACGGTTTTATAGTCTTTATCCTTAAattgaggaaagtctttgcaagACAAAAAGGAAGTTTGCCTTGTGCAAGTTCCATAGATGGATATACATTACGCATACAAAATGTTTGGgtttagtgcagaagtgcacaaccagttgacgtcacaatttgagtagctgggctCTAGTATGAAAAGGCATCCTgaggttgtgcacttctgcactagacccaaatGCTTGTTTGGTATtagaacaaattttaaaacattttcttaccCTTTACAATGATCCCTTACAAACTCAACCCCATCCATAAGAAAATATCCAAACATTTAGTTAATTGACAAGTACCCGATCAACCAGCTGCAAATGCAACTGtgtttaaatattattaagCATCCTGGCATCCGAAACGTTGAGCGACTCTGCTAAGAAATCGAGTCAGGTACCACCACTACTTTATTGACTCATATTAACAATTTCTTACTCTTAACGAAGATACCTTTAACACTTATCCCCATCCATTGGAAAATTTCAGTCATTTAGCAGGCACTAAGCTAACTTTCTAAGCAGAATCGCTCAAAGTTTTAGTTGACTCTATCATTTAGTGATGATATTCTGTCAAGCTCCTGGCTTGTCAATTAAATACCTGATAACACTATCGGGCTGAATTTTAAAGGTATCATTGTTAAGGGTaagaaattgctttaaaacataaaataaaaagtttttgttttgtttaacaattttatacCTTTAACAATTTACATTACTCCATGACTGACAATCTGGTTTGGATGCTTTAACCATACATGTTGCTTTGCTTCATGTTTGTATGCCGCAAATTTGCTCCATTGaccttttgttgttttgggtTGCATGATTTTGCTAGGATTCTGCCAGATGGTGGCTATTTTTTATATGGTATTGCTtgaatttggaactgtttaTCTGAACCATTGAACAGAAGCAAGTATCGTTCATATCTTCCTCAAGTGTATTACAACAGTAGACCTACAGCACAACTGGGAATCGCAGTTTGCGATTGCACTGCTATTTGACTTGCACCGTTAAATACAACCTGGTACTTGATTTCGGTGCAACTACTAACAGTTGTGTTTTATAGAAAATTGTTGTTGACTTGTGACTTTGATTTATAACGAGTAAGAACTACATTCTGAAAATGGATTCAGTTCTAGCCGTTTCTGTAACATTGCTACTGAGTGGATTAATACGTGGTACATTTGCCTTTGATGCTGGAGATGGAATTGCATTAGCATTTGGATTGGTCATAACTATTTGTTGTTTGATGGCATGCATAGGTGCCTATGCGCGGAGGACTGGAAGAACCTAATCCTTCTGATGACTGCTCATAAACAATAACACAAAAAAAGTACTTTTCATAAAGAAAATCAAGTGATTTATATCAATGTGGCAAGAAATGCACATATATATGTATCTTTGAAGAAAAAcgaatatgtatatatataaaaaaagaatGTCAATGAAGATAAACTGGAAATATGTGTAAAATTTTGGAAGATTCACAATGGTGTATACAGAAAATGAATTACACATGATCAAAATAACTAAAAGTATGAGGTATATGGCATAGTAAAATAGTATCTACCAGTTAAAAGATTTTCCAATCAGTTTGAATAAACGTTCATTGTATGGTTTGTAATGGTCATACATTATTTTTCTCACGTGGTCATCAATCTGAAATTAAGTATCGTTTATGTGCGTCAGTAAAGTATTACTACCATTGCTTTAAGTTTATATGGTGTATGGTGTATGATATAAATGTAGATATTCCAACATTACCTGCATCTTAGCTCTTCCTTTATTGGTACCCAAACACGAAGGAATGCCATTTGATAAGTAGCAATAAAACccttttgtttcattaaaaaagaTATTGATATCATCATAATATGCTGGTAGACCAAGGAATGATTGCACCTCCAGTAGACCTGAAAGGGCATCTACGCCCAACAAATTGGACagtttaagcataaaattaaaatcaaacctTCTAAGTATGAAGTAATTTGAATAGAGAGTTTTGTATTGATGATTCAGTGGATTTCTAGCGCATAAATACCTGATATAAATTTGTCTCCATCCAGAACAAGTATTTGATTTGGAGAAAACGCTTTGTACCATCTTGAAAGGTAAACCTCATACTCGCCCAGCCGCACACGATGACTGTTTCGTAGCTTCTTATTTTCTTTGTCAACATATATTTCATCTGGATCCTTAAGAGGAGTCTGATTCTTTCGAAAGCGTCTTAAATCAATCTATTAATGGATGAACTACtgtttttcttaaaacaatGAATGTATGCAACAGAAAGTGAAATAttgtgcaataaaattaaactatgGTATGTGGCTTTATTTCAAGACTGAACAAAAGTGTTACCATTTGTACATTTGAAGCACACAgggaaaataattaatataaattaCTCACTTGTACATGGTCACTTAGTAATCTATCAACTGGATTCCGCAGCACTGCTATTAGCTTCATATCTGGATTCAATGAGCGAACCCTTTCAAGCACATCTGGAGCCCAAATGTAAGAGGGGGTCTTCTCTATTGTGATTTGAGATTGATTTGATTCTGGCATACGACTGCGATACCTGTTAATCAGTTTATAACCATCCTTACCAATTGatttcaaaagttttacaaTGCAAAACGTATAGCAGTAAGTAACTTAAATATACCAGTTTAATCCTAAAGAATATGATTCCTGATCATCAAAATAATGGCCTTCAGcgtgcaaagtttttatgttCGGATGAGCTGCCAGCATACTAATAAGCGCACGTGTTCCACACTTTTTTGCACCAATGATCAACACACTGGGAAGAGCCTGATGCTTCCAAATTTCTAAGTTAGCTGATGGTAGGCACACTCCATCTACATACAATACAATATCACACTAAAACATCCCGAGAAATACTGCAGTAACACAAATTTCAACAATCTTAGGTGAAAGTATATTCTAGTTATTAGATATGAGtgatttatgaaaaaaattaatcattCCTTGTAATTTTGAATACAGTTTTGTATAAAATGTATAGGGTAATACCCTTGAATGACCAATGACAATGTACTCAAATAAACATGCTAAACAACATCTCCAGATCATTAAAATAGACCAGCTTCCATTTTTAAACCACACTCTGTGACATTATTGGAACAGCTGGAGATCGaagagaaataaataaaaaacagacCCAAGTTCATCAAAGGTTTATCTATTTGGATTAACCAAAACTTGAGGTGCAATGGAAGTTTATTAAACGTTATTGATATACTCCATTATGTGATGAACAT contains the following coding sequences:
- the LOC143449153 gene encoding heparan sulfate glucosamine 3-O-sulfotransferase 1-like, translated to MSSLNVLSILLILPILLFKNMRKGIKRGPFLLILLFLCFRFYNNISTQTGNYFYVKKYLLSAFETEDYVCTGDGVCLPSANLEIWKHQALPSVLIIGAKKCGTRALISMLAAHPNIKTLHAEGHYFDDQESYSLGLNWYRSRMPESNQSQITIEKTPSYIWAPDVLERVRSLNPDMKLIAVLRNPVDRLLSDHVQIDLRRFRKNQTPLKDPDEIYVDKENKKLRNSHRVRLGEYEVYLSRWYKAFSPNQILVLDGDKFISDALSGLLEVQSFLGLPAYYDDINIFFNETKGFYCYLSNGIPSCLGTNKGRAKMQIDDHVRKIMYDHYKPYNERLFKLIGKSFNW